A segment of the Marinomonas posidonica IVIA-Po-181 genome:
AGACAATCGATCCAACACCTTATTTGCTACACTGTCTGTTAATACTTGCTGTTCCAACTTTACCAAAGCCGTCATAAAGTCATCGCTTGAAAAGGACAGCATGCGCTCTAACACTTGTTGCATCTCCAACAAAACAGGTTCCACTTTCGCCATCGCCTGTTGACCCATTGATGATAAAGTCAACATAGTGCGACGCTGGTCTCGCTGATCCTGAATTTTATCCAACAAGGCTTCGTTTAGCATTTTGCTGATTTGCTTACTGATCGCTGGATGACTCAAATGGAGACGATCTGCCATTTCTGTCACAGATAACGCTCCCTCAACTTGCAACAAACGCAGTATCGGAAAATAGGTCGATGAGATTGGAATCTCACAATACCCATAAATCTCTTGGACTTGCGCAAAAAGATAATCACTTAAACGCTTCATTCGACTCCCTAATGTCAGCACGCCAAACTGCTCCATATCCACCTCCTTAATAAAGCAATACAGCCATCTTCAAACTGGATGATAACAAGTTTTTCAAATTTGCGTAACCGGTTACATATATAAAACTCCAAAGATTGCTTTTAACTCAGCTAACCACTCGTTTGACACCACCAACCTCTGCTATACTGCGCCCCAAATTTATTCCCATCGGAGAAACAAAATGTCAGAAAAAGCCGTCGTGGTATATTCAGGCGGAATGGACTCATTTACTGTGCTCAACACCGCCATCCAACAAGGACTAGAAGTTTATGCGATCTCCTTTAACTATGGTCAAAAGCACAGCAAAGAACTGCAAGTCGCCGCTCAGGTTTGTCAGAGTCTAAACATTCCTCATAAAATTGTTGATATCACCGCCATCAACAGCTTGATGGCCAATTCGTCTCTTACCAGTGACGAAGACATCCCTGAAGGCCATTACGAAAGTGACAGCATGAAGTCCACTGTCGTACCGAATCGCAACATGGTGCTGCTGTCCATGGCTATTGCTTATGCTGTGTCTTTGGAGGCAGGCAAGGTATATTACGGTGCTCATTCAGGTGACCATCACATTTATCCAGATTGCCGACCAGAATTTGTCGATGCGATGAATGCGGTTGCTCAGATTGCCAACTACCAAGCAGTCGACATTGTTACTCCTTTCTTACACTCATCTAAAGGTGAGATTTTGAAAGCCGGTTTAGACATGAAGTTGAACTATGGAAACACCTGGACTTGCTATAATGGCCGCGAAAAGTCCTGCGGCAAATGCGGTGCTTGTAACGAACGCCTAGAAGCCTTTGCCGAACAAGGTCAGACCGACCCACTAGAATACGAATTAAGTTAAACTTGCTCTAACACTTGGCTTTTGTTCCACAAACGTCCAAGTCATTAGGTGACAACCCTACCTCGACTGTTTTTCGAGGCATACAAGGTAAGCACATGTACTCTGTAAAAGAAGCCTTTTACTCCTTGCAAGGAGAAGGCGCACACGCTGGACGCCCAGCATTATTCTGCCGTTTTACGGGCTGTAACCTTTGGTCAGGCCTAGAAAAAACACGCTCTCAATCGGATTGCCAATTCTGTGATACAGACTTCATCGGCACCGATGGACAAAATGGTGGCAAATTTCGTTCAGCCGAATTACTACTCAAGCACCTCGACGCGTTATGGCCCGCCCAACAGGAATACAAATATGTGGTATTTACCGGTGGCGAACCTGCTCTTCAATTAGACGATGCATTAATTAGCACAATGAAGCAGGCAGGCTATACGATTGCCATTGAAACCAACGGCACCTTACCTTTACCTCAAGGGATTGATTGGATTTGCGTGAGCCCTAAAACCAACAAACCACTTGTGGTCACCAAAGGCAATGAGTTGAAGTTGGTGTATCCACAACACCACTTACTACCAAACCAATTTGAAACACTGGCCTTTGATCATTTTTACCTTCAGCCTATGGATCAAAGCCACTTAACGGCTAACCAAATTCCACTACAAGACACCCAGGCAGCCACTTTAAATTATTGTTTAGCACATCCAAGGTGGCGTCTGAGCCTACAAACACATAAAATGCTCAACATCGATTAGCTGTCCAAATTTAGACTGATATAAAATAAGGAATGAAACATGATTATTTTACACACCAACCACGGCGATATTCAGATTCAACTTGATTACGAAAAAGCGCCTAAGACAGCAAAAAACTTTGAAGACTATGTGACTTCAGGTTTTTATGACGGAATCATCTTCCACCGTGTCATTAATGGCTTCATGGTTCAAGGTGGCGGCTTTGAACCAGGCATGACTCAGAAAGACACTCGCGCTCCAATCGAAAACGAAGCTGACAATGGTCTAACGAACGACGCAGGCACATTGGCAATGGCCCGTACTATGGACCCTCATTCAGCTTCCGCTCAATTCTTTATCAACGTCGCGGATAATAGCTTCCTAAATCACCGCAGCAAAACTCCTGACGGTTGGGGTTATGCCGTATTTGGTAAAGTAACGGCCGGCATGGACGTGGTAAACAAAATAAAAGAAGTCAGTACAACCGTTAAAGCAGGACACCAAGATGTGCCAGCTGAAGATGTGATCATTGAGTCAGCTGAACTGGTAAAAAGCGAAGGCTAATGACCCGATTCTTTATTTCAGATTTACATCTAAGTGACAAACGCCCGGATCTCATCCGGGCGTTTGTTCAAATGATGGATGAACTTAAAGCTCAGAAAACGCCCGCGGAACTGTATCTATTAGGGGATTTTTATGAAGCTTGGATTGGTGATGATTATCAACCCGAATGGAATCAACCGATTGAACTTGCCTTAGCACAATTATCTCAATCCGGTTGGCAGATCTACTTTCTGCACGGCAATCGTGATTTTTTAATTGGGCAAGCTTGGCTAACCCGTATTGGTGCCAGATTACTCGACGAACAAAGCGAACTTAGCCTGGAAGAAGGCAAGCTTTTGCTTGCTCATGGGGATGAATATTGCTTAGCCGATACCGAATATCAAGCCTTTCGTCGCACCGTTCGTTCTCCCGCCTGGCAACAACAGATTCTCAGCTTACCGATTGAGCAGCGCATTGCCTTAGCAGCACAGCTGCGCAATGACAGCCAAGCCATGGCGTCTGAAAAAGCCATGAGCATTATGGACGTAACGGAACAAGCTGTGATCGATTCATTGCAACAACATACTTGCACCGCCATTATCCATGGCCATACTCACCGACCAGAGATTCATCACAATGGACAATACATACGTTGCGTTCTAGGTGATTGGGACAAGTACATCTGGTTTGCTGAGGTCCAGCAAGGTCAATTTAAGCAATCACGCTCAAGCGTTGAAGCCTTCTTAAAACAAGGGCTAGAGGCTTTGCAAACGGTTCATCAACAAACGCTATTTCACTAGCGCACAAAAAAACCAGTAAGTATTGCTTACTGGTTTTTTAATCGAGGGTGTTTTGACTCATCGCCCTAACAACTCTTTTACCCAAGTCGTTTCTTCAGTTTGACGAGAACGATCAAACTCCAGATTACGATGATGTAGCATGGCAATCGCTCTGAAGAAGGCGTTATTTACCATCACGGGTGACAACTTAACACCATGCTCTTGCCACCAGTAATGCTGTGCCTTACTGGTTAACACCTGATATAAATAATCCAACTCCATTGAGCCGCGGTACATCACATCCAGATCGACAATGGGATCGACTTTTGCGATTTCCAGCGCTAACCAATAAGTCACGTCTGGCAAGGTTTCACTTTTTTGCGAGCTCATAAGTAGGTCTCCTAATGAGATTACATTATGAGTTTAGCAGTTCACTGCCTTACCAATGTTAAGAACCGAAATAGCTTTGTGCTAATTTGTAACTTATGCAGCACTCGGCGGGCCACTGTGCACGCGGAATTCAACGTCTGGCTCGGTAATCAATTTATGCTCCAGCTCGCGGAAAAACGCGACTCGCTCATCGATTGATTCATTCGCGTATTCTTCAGCCAAGGCAAGGTAATCTTCAAAATGGCGCGCTTCAGATTTAAGTAAGGATATATAGAACTTTGACAATTCTTCATCCAAATGTGGGGCCAATACAGCAAAACGTTCACAAGAACGAGCTTCCACAAAAGCACCTATGATCAGGGTATCCACTAAGCGAGCAGGCTCATGCGTACGAATATGTTTACGTAGTCCGTCAGCATAACGAGATGCCGTAAGATGCTCATAGGCCACATCACGATTGCGCATGAGTTTATGAACTTGTTCAAAATGCAGTAGCTCTTCTCGTGCTAAACGAGACATTTTATGTAAAAGGTTATCGCGATCTACGTAACGATACATTAAGCTCATAGCCGTTGATGCGGCTTTTTTTTCACAATGCGCATGATCATTTAAAAGTAAGTTTTGGTTTTCTATGGCCCAATTCACCCAAGCTTCAGGGGATTGACAGGGAAGAAACGCGACAAGCTCAGGGTACGCGGATAACATTAGTCTACCTTTTTGTGTTAAAAAACGAGATTATACTAGTTATTCGCCATTTAGGCAGCAACGTCTTGATTTGGAAATCAATTTCGTAATGAATGAATTTTATCAACCTACAAAATTAAAAATCGGCCAACATGTTGGCGTTGAACTGGACCCTTACATTTTGAACTACCCTATGGACAGCCAAAAAACCACTTGGATGGCGGATCAGGGTGGTCGTCCATTTGTCCTGCGTTTTTATCAATCAGACAAAGGTAAGGTAGAAGAGTTTTTACAAAACGCTCGCAAATACACCAGCATAAAGCATCCTGCGATCACACCTAACTACCCTCCTTTTTATTCAAACTTGTGGGTATTTTCTTGCTCGGCTGTGTGTGGTGGTGAAAACCTTTACAGTTTTCTAGGCAAATACCCAGAGGGTGCCCCTTTAAATGTGGTGATCAGCCTCTTGGATGGCATAGCAAAAGCGTTAGACCAGGCCCATAACAACAACTTGTTGCATGGCCATCTTGATTTATCGTCCGTTCAGGTCGTCAACGGCATCGGTATTATGACAGGATTTGGTGCACACAATTGGATGCAGAAAATTGACGACAAAGACATGGACAACCGCTTCATTCCGCCAGAATATCGCAAACAGGATCAAAAGAAGTCCCCAGCAGCAGATAGATTCGCCTTTATGCGGCTTTTAATGGCTGCCTTACTGGGAGAATCCATACTGGATAAAAACCTAGCAACCGACTTACCAGAATCTCACACACACTTAAGTGATAATACTTGGCAAAAACTCGTCAAATGGACCCGTGAAAGCGAACAAGCTAGGCCTAAAAATCTCACCGAAGTCATCCGCCTGATTCGCGCAAACCTTTACAAACCTGATTCCCAAGATGAATCGGCACTCAAAACCTACATTCGACGCCAGGTAAAAAAGGTCAACAAAAAGCTCATTGGTATTAGCGCTGCCTCTGTCGCCAGCCTAATACTAGCGTTGATTTTTTGGCCAGAAGCAAACGAAGACCCCATTGCAATCAAACCAGCACCCGCCAAAATAGAGAAACAAGAAACCCCGTTTGAGAAACTTCCCAAGGTACTGGAGGAACCACTCGCAACTGGCGGCACAGCCCCTAAAGTCGAAAAAATCCCACCGGCGACTTTTTTGATGGGCGATCAAAATCGCTTTGGTGACGACAATGAAAAACCCGTCCATGAAGTGGACATCCCCAATGGCTTTTACATCAGTAAATACGAAGTAACCTTTGATCAATACGACAAATTTGCTCAAGCCACTGGTCGAAGCCTGCCCCTTGATAATGGCTGGGGGCGCGGCAAAAGACCGGCCATCAATGTCAGCTGGTATGATGCAAAAGCTTATACAGCATGGTTGTCTGAACAAACAGGGCAAGAGTATCGACTGCCAACTGAAATCGAATGGGAATATTCTGCGCGAGCCGATTCCAGCACGGCTTTCTGGTATGGCAACGACGTTAAGCCCGGGTATAGCGTTTGTGACAGCTGCGGCAGTCAATGGGATGCCGTATCGACTGGCCCTGTCGGAAGCCAGGCCAGCAACCCTCTTGGTTTGTTTGATATGCATGGCAATGTAGCCGAATGGATAGAAGATTGTTATCACGACTCTTATGAAGGCGCCCCTACAAATAATCAGGTGTGGCTGGATAATCAATGCGATAATCGAGTACTACGCGGTGGTTCTTGGTTCGATATTCCAAGGGTTGGTAGAAGTGCGACACGCTATCGAGCACAGCCGGACCTGAAAGCCAGCAACTGGGGATTTCGTGTGGTGAGAGTGATTCAGCCCCTGTGAAAATCGGTGCTCGCTAAATCAGAATAATTCCACTAAATGTCACCTATTCGAAATTGTTATGGCCCTGTCGCACTCTTGTCACGGTTTTTCCTATAATATAAGTAGGGTCAAACGTATAGAGTTGTTTTACATCATGGTCTGGCAGCGGGCCATTTTATATACGTAATATTTACGCGAATTTAAGTCCAGAGGTGTTATATGAGCCTGTATCTAGAATACTTGCAAGAAATTGAAGACCGTAAGGGTGAAGGGTTACACCCAAAACCAATCGACGGCGGTGAATTATTGACTGAGATCATCGCTCAAATTAAAGACACAGAACACGAACACCGAGAAGATTCTCTAAACTTCTTTATTTATAACTCACTACCAGGCACCACCAGCGCCGCTGCTGTGAAAGCCAAATTCCTTAAAGAAATCATCTTAGGTGAAGAAACAGTTGCAGAGATCTCTGCCGAACGAGCATTAGAATTTCTTTCCCACATGAAAGGCGGACCGTCGGTCGAAGTACTGATTGACCTGGCACTTGCTGATGACGCTAAAGTGGCTTCTGCTGCTGCAGAAGTATTGAAAACTCAGGTTTTCTTATACGAAGCAGACATGGAACGCCTTGAAGTTGCTTACAAAGCTGGCAACAAGATCGCAACAGAAATCCTAGAGAGCTACGCTAAAGCGGAATTCTTCACCAAACTACCTGATATTGATGAAAAAATTGAAGTCATCACCTACATTGCGGGTGAAGGTGATATCTCTACTGACTTATTGTCTCCAGGTAACCAAGCACACTCTCGTGCTGACCGTGAATTACACGGTAAATGCATGATCTCTCCAGAAGCTCAGCAAGAAATTGTCGAGCTAAAAGAAAAGCACCCAAATGCTAAAGTCATGTTGATTGCCGAAAAAGGCACCATGGGGGTTGGTTCCTCACGTATGTCTGGTGTTAACAACGTGGCGCTATGGGCAGGCAAACAAGCCAGCCCTTATGTCCCTTTCGTTAACTTTGCACCAGTCGTTGCAGGTACTAACGGCATTTCTCCAATCTTCTTGACGACCGTTGGCGTGACTGGCGGCATCGGTATCGACCTTAAAAACTGGGTTAAGAAAGTAGACGCGAATGGCAACACAGTCGTTGATGCAAATGGCGACCCTATTTTAGAAGAAGCCTACTCTGTCGCAACTGGCACGCTTTTGACAATCGACACGAAGAAGAAGAAATTGTACAACGGCGACAAAGAGCTGGTTGATCTTTCGGACTCTTTCATCGCGCAAAAAGTCGAATTCATGCGTGCAGGTGGATCTTATGCTGTCGTCTTTGGTAAGAAGTTGCAAACGTTCGCAGCAGAAACTCTTGGCGTTGAAGCACCACAAGTTTATGCACCATCGCAAGAAATTTCAGTTGAAGGCCAAGGCTTAACCGCTGTTGAGAAAATCTTTAACAACAATGCTGTTGGTGTGAACTCTGACACACCTCTACACGCGGGCTCTGACGTACGTGTGAAAGTAAACATTGTTGGTTCTCAAGACACCACTGGCCCAATGACGGCGCAAGAGCTGGAGTCCATGGCAGCTTCTGTTATCTCTCCTATCGTTGACGGTGCTTACCAGTCTGGTTGTCACACAGCGTCCGTATGGGATAGCAAAGCGCAAGCTAACATT
Coding sequences within it:
- the queC gene encoding 7-cyano-7-deazaguanine synthase QueC, coding for MSEKAVVVYSGGMDSFTVLNTAIQQGLEVYAISFNYGQKHSKELQVAAQVCQSLNIPHKIVDITAINSLMANSSLTSDEDIPEGHYESDSMKSTVVPNRNMVLLSMAIAYAVSLEAGKVYYGAHSGDHHIYPDCRPEFVDAMNAVAQIANYQAVDIVTPFLHSSKGEILKAGLDMKLNYGNTWTCYNGREKSCGKCGACNERLEAFAEQGQTDPLEYELS
- the queE gene encoding 7-carboxy-7-deazaguanine synthase → MYSVKEAFYSLQGEGAHAGRPALFCRFTGCNLWSGLEKTRSQSDCQFCDTDFIGTDGQNGGKFRSAELLLKHLDALWPAQQEYKYVVFTGGEPALQLDDALISTMKQAGYTIAIETNGTLPLPQGIDWICVSPKTNKPLVVTKGNELKLVYPQHHLLPNQFETLAFDHFYLQPMDQSHLTANQIPLQDTQAATLNYCLAHPRWRLSLQTHKMLNID
- a CDS encoding peptidylprolyl isomerase; this translates as MIILHTNHGDIQIQLDYEKAPKTAKNFEDYVTSGFYDGIIFHRVINGFMVQGGGFEPGMTQKDTRAPIENEADNGLTNDAGTLAMARTMDPHSASAQFFINVADNSFLNHRSKTPDGWGYAVFGKVTAGMDVVNKIKEVSTTVKAGHQDVPAEDVIIESAELVKSEG
- a CDS encoding UDP-2,3-diacylglucosamine diphosphatase, which translates into the protein MTRFFISDLHLSDKRPDLIRAFVQMMDELKAQKTPAELYLLGDFYEAWIGDDYQPEWNQPIELALAQLSQSGWQIYFLHGNRDFLIGQAWLTRIGARLLDEQSELSLEEGKLLLAHGDEYCLADTEYQAFRRTVRSPAWQQQILSLPIEQRIALAAQLRNDSQAMASEKAMSIMDVTEQAVIDSLQQHTCTAIIHGHTHRPEIHHNGQYIRCVLGDWDKYIWFAEVQQGQFKQSRSSVEAFLKQGLEALQTVHQQTLFH
- a CDS encoding tRNA-(ms[2]io[6]A)-hydroxylase; the protein is MLSAYPELVAFLPCQSPEAWVNWAIENQNLLLNDHAHCEKKAASTAMSLMYRYVDRDNLLHKMSRLAREELLHFEQVHKLMRNRDVAYEHLTASRYADGLRKHIRTHEPARLVDTLIIGAFVEARSCERFAVLAPHLDEELSKFYISLLKSEARHFEDYLALAEEYANESIDERVAFFRELEHKLITEPDVEFRVHSGPPSAA
- a CDS encoding SUMF1/EgtB/PvdO family nonheme iron enzyme; this encodes MNEFYQPTKLKIGQHVGVELDPYILNYPMDSQKTTWMADQGGRPFVLRFYQSDKGKVEEFLQNARKYTSIKHPAITPNYPPFYSNLWVFSCSAVCGGENLYSFLGKYPEGAPLNVVISLLDGIAKALDQAHNNNLLHGHLDLSSVQVVNGIGIMTGFGAHNWMQKIDDKDMDNRFIPPEYRKQDQKKSPAADRFAFMRLLMAALLGESILDKNLATDLPESHTHLSDNTWQKLVKWTRESEQARPKNLTEVIRLIRANLYKPDSQDESALKTYIRRQVKKVNKKLIGISAASVASLILALIFWPEANEDPIAIKPAPAKIEKQETPFEKLPKVLEEPLATGGTAPKVEKIPPATFLMGDQNRFGDDNEKPVHEVDIPNGFYISKYEVTFDQYDKFAQATGRSLPLDNGWGRGKRPAINVSWYDAKAYTAWLSEQTGQEYRLPTEIEWEYSARADSSTAFWYGNDVKPGYSVCDSCGSQWDAVSTGPVGSQASNPLGLFDMHGNVAEWIEDCYHDSYEGAPTNNQVWLDNQCDNRVLRGGSWFDIPRVGRSATRYRAQPDLKASNWGFRVVRVIQPL
- a CDS encoding bifunctional aconitate hydratase 2/2-methylisocitrate dehydratase, giving the protein MSLYLEYLQEIEDRKGEGLHPKPIDGGELLTEIIAQIKDTEHEHREDSLNFFIYNSLPGTTSAAAVKAKFLKEIILGEETVAEISAERALEFLSHMKGGPSVEVLIDLALADDAKVASAAAEVLKTQVFLYEADMERLEVAYKAGNKIATEILESYAKAEFFTKLPDIDEKIEVITYIAGEGDISTDLLSPGNQAHSRADRELHGKCMISPEAQQEIVELKEKHPNAKVMLIAEKGTMGVGSSRMSGVNNVALWAGKQASPYVPFVNFAPVVAGTNGISPIFLTTVGVTGGIGIDLKNWVKKVDANGNTVVDANGDPILEEAYSVATGTLLTIDTKKKKLYNGDKELVDLSDSFIAQKVEFMRAGGSYAVVFGKKLQTFAAETLGVEAPQVYAPSQEISVEGQGLTAVEKIFNNNAVGVNSDTPLHAGSDVRVKVNIVGSQDTTGPMTAQELESMAASVISPIVDGAYQSGCHTASVWDSKAQANIPKLMSFMSNFGLITARDPKGVYPPMTDVIHKVLNDITIDDRAIIIGGDSHTRMSKGVAFGADSGTVALALATGEAAMPIPDSVKVTFKGHMKSHMDFRDVVHATQAQMLKQFGGENVFQGRIIEVHIGTLLADQAFTFTDWTAEMKAKASICISTDDTLVQSLELAKSRIQIMINKGMENEAKTLHGLIALADKRIAGIKSGEQPALAPDNNAKYFAEVVVDLDEIAEPMIADPDVNNDDVSKRYTHDVIRPVSFYNNKPVDLAFVGSCMVHKGDIQIIAQMLRNIESKQGSVSFKAPLVVAAPTYNIVDELKAEGDWDILTKYAGFEFDDSNPKGQARTKYENILYLERPGCNLCMGNQEKAEPGDTVIATSTRLFQGRVVADSSEKKGESLLGSTPLVVLSAVLGRFPSMDEYLSAVDGINLTDFAPPVEEMTTAPAELIAVSSH